The window GGAATTAACTAACGGTACGTAGTAGTACCGACCGAGTTGTTTGGCATTAACAATGCTGGGGCAAGCAGCTGGCGGCGTTGCATCCTCCTTGAGAAATGGCTCCACTAGATTCGGGTTCCCCCAAACCGGATAACCCTTGATCTTGCCctgcattattattattattaccgtATCAGCAGGTTTATATAATCGATCTAGTGCAAATACAAACATGCACAGACAGACAGACCCACTCACACAGTGTGTGTTCCATTCATCATCAATAGTATAATATTTGGGCTGAGGCTAATTAAGCATGCATATGGAAGGAGTACTTACAAGAACGTTTAGAGCAGCAAGTGTTGCCATTCCTTCGCGCGTCCACTGGAGAATTGGAGAATGATGCAAATTATATACTATATTAGTCAGTACCTTTTTGATTCATATTACTAGTAGTTGTAGGAGTAGTAGTACGTAAAGATGGATGGATATTTTTatgggaagaaagaaagaaagaaagaaaataaaacaagctagctaggcatatatatatatataagcagaTGCAGCAGGCAGGTAGTGGACCTTGGAGGCAGATGCGATGTGAGGTACGACGACGGCATTCTTCATGTCAGCGAGGCCGGGCTTCATGTAAGGCTCATCCTCAAACACATCAAGACCGACGCGGAACATGGGGTTGGCCTTGAGGTGCTCCACCAGTGCTACCTCATCAATCACCGGTCCTCGACTTGCATTCACAAGAACCGCTTcctgtatttttatatttagatTATTTGTATACATGCTCTGTTAATTACCCACTGCATAGTACTACAGTATCAAGAGGACCGAGAGAAGAAATTAACAGAGGCAGAGAGGCAGGCACCTTCTTCATGATGGCCAGCCTTTCCGGGTTTATCAGATGGTAAGTGGTCTTGTCCAACACAGGGTGCAGACTAATCTgccacatacatatatatatatatgcacaagcATTTATTTGCATAATTAATCAACATCTTAATAATTAGaatgaagaaagaaagaagagacgATGAGAGAGATGGCTGACCACGTCGGCCTCCCTGAGGACATCCTCCATGGTGGCGGCTCTCTTCCATGTCACAGGCTGCTCTCCGTTTGCTTTCAGGAACTGCCCGTAAGCTACATGCATATGCATTCAAATCAATGTGCAGGTCATtaattaatctaatctaatctatctatcttaatgtcgtactccctccattccaaattgatctacatatagttttttagattatttctaaatgatctacacatttgtgttcatttattagagtctattcgttatttgtgcattggagtaaatggacattgatgcatgcatccatgcacacaagtatttataacccacatgcaatattttgatttgctattggctagaaaatattagggatggtgcatgcattgaatttgttgctagagtaaatatagtatgagagagttattagtttttattgatcttggtgtacctatgaaatatgtagatcaatttagaacggagggagtacaaattaaCTAGCCAGTACTATAAAATTGGATGCATACCTGTGACGAATTTCTCAAGGCGCGTGGACTGATACAGGTCGTAGTAGATCAAGTTCATCTTGAAGCCCTCGATCTGTGGTAAAAGGAAATGTTTACATGAGTAATTTTGTGGTGCAATTGCGAAATTGAACAAATAATTACtcctactataataataatagtcCTAGCTAGTAAGGTACCAACTGAACTAACCATCATTCTTGCGTAAGCTGAGCCGATTCGACCAGCTCCGATGACTCCCACAGTCTGACCCTTGAGCAAGTTCCCCACGAACCTGCatgcacatatatacatatatacatatatgagtATCTATCAACTAGCAGCAGTAGTAAAagtaaagagagagagagagagagagagacaggtgCGGGAGCCATCCGTCGTAGAGGCCAGCCCTCATGAACTGATCTGCCTCCACgatcctccgcgccgccgccagcgacaGAGACGCGGCCAgctccgccgtcgtctccgtcAGAACGCCCTGTACATGTGTACGTATGTAAGTAAATTACCATCCAGTAAGATAGTCTAGAAATCAAGAAGCAGAGGGCGGCAGAACTGACAGGCGTGTTGCCGACGGCGATGCCGTTCCTATTGGCGGCCTCCACGTCGACGTTGTTGTACCCGACGGCCATGTTGCTGAAGGCTGTTCCGCCGGCGCGCTTCAGCGCCGAGAACAGCACCTCTCCCCACTCCTCCGTCAGCTGCACTTAATTTGTTATCAACAAGAAGAAATCAATCAAAATTATTGGATTGCAATTGCTTTGCTTGCCTGGCCGATGACACCATCGCAGCGATCGCCAATGAGGGCGAGGATGTCGTCGACAGAGAGGATGGTCTTCGTCTCCGTGCAGATCTGAAGCAAGGAATGAATTGACTCTCCACTACTAGTGTAATTGTAATGCAATAAGTAATCGCTGCCtaagaaggaaaggaaaggattACCTCGAGGCGGCAGTCGTtgtcggcgaggaggcggatCCAGCGGGTGCCGGGCATGGACTTGGTGCTCACCACGCGATACTTTCCGCTCGGATTCCACACCTCGATCGATATCGGCTTCGCCATTTCTTGTTTTGCTTTCGCCTGCCTTGCCTTGCCTTGGACTCGCTACTGCTTCTTGTCTTGAGCTCACTCTACTACTAGTATACTACTAGTGTACTACTCCCAACTTTATCGGCTAACTTGAGGCGCCAAAATTATtcgcaaaacaaaacaaaatcatgGATGGATAAGGGGCCCAAATATACGTGTGGCAACCAACACCAGGAGAGACCAGACACACCCAGCCGCCTTatcatctttctttctttctttcctccaGGCCAAGGCTTGGCCTGGACTCGCTGCTGCCTCACCACCTGGCACTTCCTCCAACACTACTGCGGCACAGATTAGATAGATAGACAGACAGACACTGAGACAATGGACGACAATCAGATGACTTTATAATCCCAGTAATAAATCATCCATCCACCAGACGATATCAACTGCAGTCTAGGCAGCCGCACATAACATCCTTATAGTAACAATCTTCAGTTTTTGTTTTCCCTTCCATACCCATACTTCATAAACCAGCTAGTTAACCTAACCCCCATTTCATTTCATCCTTCCTTCACTAaccacaccccccccccccaccccaccaTTCATTCTCACTCCAAAATAATTACAACCATTGCAACCGACCGGCCACATGTAGCAGCTGCTGCATCTCTACTCAAACGCCCACTGGTTCTCCCTGcggatctcctcttcctcctcaggGGCCAAGTCCTTCttgatgttgaaggtcttgcgGATTTCCTCCGGAGTCTTGCCCTTGATCATGTCTGCAACGGTCTGCGCAACTCAGATCCAGCAATCCCATCCCTTGATGTTGAGATAGTTTGCAGCCTGCAAGAGGTGGACAATCaatttctttcttcctttctaCATACAGAAAATAATCAACACATCTAGGCACACTTGAGTTAAAACTGGAACAGAATAACAAAGGCAGGTAAGCAGGCATACATTATGTTTCCAAAGAGCAAATCAGGTGGACCAATTCATCCGTGTGTTAGGCAAGTACTTCACAAGTCAGATCTATATATCTCAGGTTAACAACAATAAAACTAAACATTTTATCAACACATGCTTCACAATTACATACCAAACAGCTCTTTGCTTCTTCAAGGGCAACATATTTTTCCACTATTTATTATGTATATATGTGGAAAATCCATTGAGACAGACTAATACAGGAAGCCACTAACATGTCAAGGGACTTGGTAGTTAAATACTATCAAACATCTATTGTCCTTTTAAAGAGCAGCAAATCCTCCAATTAAACATGGATACATGTGCACTATCCCTAGAGAAAATACAGGTAATTAGGAGGTAAGAGGAAAGTAACAAGTATGGAACCAATTATTAGGTAACGTTAGCCCACTAGTCACAGTTAATTGTTGGTTTCTAAAAAAGCACTAAGCTGTCACAACAGACAAGTAGACAATTAATGACAGAAGGATCACTTAACCACATTGCCTAAATGAATTGAACATCAATATATCCACATGTTTAAAAAGGGTACCATGATTATAAATTTAAAGGCTAGCACAATAAATATAAGTCCGAGCATCAATTGTACTGCCAAGTATGTTGCAACAGTAACAAAAACATATAATGCATTAGGAAAACCTAGAAGGGTCCATTTTGGGAGGGGGGGAGACAAGGAAGCATACAATAGATTTGAGCCACAAAGACAGTAGATccgaacttccaacttttttcatcacatcaacctgtcatacacacaacttttcagtcacatcgtaccaattttaacctaaacttccaactttggaaggaactaaacacaacctaaggcTTAGCAAGCCAATGCATTTATGGATGTTAAAAGTGAAGACAGTATCAATTGACACAAACTGACAGCGTTACTGGTAGAAGAGTAATAAACCCACCACCCATCAACATTGTCCCCAAGCACAAGAAAAGAAGAGCACTAGTTGAAATAAATGGAAATAAAAAGCATGGCAGCCCCTAGAGTTGTACACAATGGGTTTGATTTGGGAGATAAAACAAGGACACGCAATAATCATCAGATAAGCTGTGCTAACAACACGCAACCAGATTCACATAGGCATAATAAAtcatctactacctccgtcccaaaataagcacAGTCATGAGTTTCCACGCCCAACTTTGgtcgtccgttttatttaaattttttttataattagcatttttattgctatgagatgataaaacatgaatagtactttactcgtgacttatgtttttaattttttttaaaaaaaaatcaaataagacgaacagtcaaagttcggcgcggaaaaccatggctgcacttattttgggacggagggagtagttacttATTTAAGACGTAGTGGAGTAGTACCAATATagaaatatactactactgGAGTATATTGGTAAAGCCAAGACCTAGGGTAGGGAGAAGAGTGCAACCTAGATAGATCTGGACGAACTCTGCGCTgtatgtaaataaaaaaaataatcggagaggagaggagaggagagcgggGAGTGGAGAGGGAATGGGTTACCAAGATGAGGTCGAAGAGGGTGGCCTGGTCGACCTTGACGAAGTCGGCGTCCAGTTCTTGAGGTCAGCGGAGGAGGTTGAGTCGTCGGCGGAGGCGTGAACGTGCTTGTTGCAGTACTCGATAACCTTGGAGAGGATCTTGGAATTCACGTTGGGGAGGGGGATCCCATTGTCGGCGCATTTATCCTCGATCATGTGCCGGATGGTCTGAGACTCCATGcccaccgcctccacctcgAATTCCTCTCCATCCGAGCTCTTCAGCGTTATCATCTTCTTTtcaccctccgccgccgccgccatagctGTTGCTTCTGATTCTTGATCTCCGCTGGGAAGGAGGAGGAAACcctagacgacgacgacggtggaccgagactatttatttatttattattattctcTTTGGTTGGTCTTCCCTCTATCTGGATGGTGGGCTTACATTTGGttggcttctctctctctctcacacacaccaaCATGACTTgctttttaaccttttttttagataactTTCTTTTTAGGACCTCTTTAAATCGTAGGATTACGAAACATAGGAACGACCGTTTGTTTCGAccgtataaaaaaatacaagaattACAGAAGAGAGAAAGATTTAAAGGAAAGTTTCCATGAGGTTttacctcatgttaaatttcctccaaaacttgtatggcATGAGTATTCCATaagatttcataggattcaattTTATTCATTCCTTTGAAAAAGGATCATCTAGGGGAAAAATCCCATAGGAATGAATTCCTCCaaaaattactttaactttcctttgaatcaaagaggACATAGCTTCTGGAAACTATAAACGAAAATAAATACACTAGTAGGAATGTGTTGCAAGATACTACTGTAGTAGCAAATAGAGTTGAAACTGATTTGAACATTTCACATGCCACATACTGGGGAGGTAGTTCTTGCAAAGTAAATTATGGCTTTTAAGTAGAT of the Oryza sativa Japonica Group chromosome 2, ASM3414082v1 genome contains:
- the LOC4327981 gene encoding glycerate dehydrogenase; the protein is MAKPISIEVWNPSGKYRVVSTKSMPGTRWIRLLADNDCRLEICTETKTILSVDDILALIGDRCDGVIGQLTEEWGEVLFSALKRAGGTAFSNMAVGYNNVDVEAANRNGIAVGNTPGVLTETTAELAASLSLAAARRIVEADQFMRAGLYDGWLPHLFVGNLLKGQTVGVIGAGRIGSAYARMMIEGFKMNLIYYDLYQSTRLEKFVTAYGQFLKANGEQPVTWKRAATMEDVLREADVISLHPVLDKTTYHLINPERLAIMKKEAVLVNASRGPVIDEVALVEHLKANPMFRVGLDVFEDEPYMKPGLADMKNAVVVPHIASASKWTREGMATLAALNVLGKIKGYPVWGNPNLVEPFLKEDATPPAACPSIVNAKQLGLPSSKL